Proteins encoded in a region of the Wolbachia endosymbiont (group A) of Anomoia purmunda genome:
- a CDS encoding IS110 family transposase, with product MRHIGVDLHTNSFTACYLQEGKPEHIQTFRLKDLDNFTKDLQETYEVAIEATGNSCFFYDAVSPYVKRIVIIAPGQFEVVRRSVNKTDKHDARAIAFFLSKDMLPEARCKNKQCQQLASLLQTRDQLVKSRVSLINKVHGLFNYHGIKIKKEVLTTKVGFERATQKHNWEPLEKVEIEVISYHLEAIRESLKKLEKEIIAFAKQLPGFSNLISIKGIGPISAAVFIATIGDINDFRRPEKLTAYFGVVPRVSQSNQQCTIGRITKRGSKIARTSLVQCTWIAVRYSPYLKSFYEHIKKKRGSAKAITATARKFLITIFYTLKNDWVFKDFTKFEISTGQ from the coding sequence ATGCGTCACATTGGAGTTGATTTACATACCAATAGTTTTACTGCTTGTTACTTACAAGAAGGGAAACCTGAGCATATTCAAACGTTTCGCTTAAAAGACTTGGATAATTTCACCAAAGATCTTCAAGAAACATATGAAGTAGCCATAGAAGCAACAGGTAACAGCTGTTTCTTTTATGATGCAGTTTCACCTTACGTTAAACGCATAGTAATAATTGCTCCTGGACAGTTTGAAGTTGTTCGTCGCTCTGTGAACAAAACAGATAAGCATGATGCGCGAGCTATTGCTTTCTTTCTAAGCAAAGATATGTTGCCTGAGGCAAGGTGCAAAAACAAACAATGCCAGCAGTTAGCTTCTCTTCTTCAAACGAGAGATCAGTTAGTAAAGTCACGGGTATCTTTAATCAATAAAGTTCATGGTCTTTTTAATTATCATGGAATAAAAATTAAAAAAGAAGTACTTACAACTAAAGTAGGATTTGAACGTGCTACTCAAAAGCATAATTGGGAGCCTTTAGAAAAAGTTGAAATTGAAGTGATTAGCTATCATTTAGAAGCTATCCGAGAAAGCCTTAAAAAACTTGAAAAGGAAATTATAGCTTTTGCTAAACAACTTCCTGGGTTCAGCAATCTTATCAGCATAAAGGGAATTGGTCCAATTTCTGCAGCTGTCTTTATTGCAACAATTGGAGACATTAATGATTTCCGTAGACCTGAGAAACTTACTGCATATTTTGGAGTTGTACCAAGAGTTTCTCAATCTAATCAGCAATGTACAATTGGAAGAATTACCAAACGAGGGTCAAAAATAGCGCGTACTTCTTTAGTTCAATGTACTTGGATTGCTGTACGTTACAGTCCTTACTTGAAAAGTTTTTATGAACATATAAAAAAGAAGCGTGGTTCTGCTAAAGCTATAACTGCTACTGCTAGGAAATTTCTTATAACTATTTTCTATACTCTTAAAAATGACTGGGTTTTTAAAGATTTCACAAAATTTGAAATTTCTACTGGACAATAA
- a CDS encoding ankyrin repeat domain-containing protein, producing MKNIVYFILLAVVFGSLSLFAVEQFEEKKIESVHKNENVGVRKQDSTNQKDELKSNVDAKQTQEAESKRLDGTTDKEKLQHNEDKASVVEKTISKGERIDKDLPNDQLEGSTDKFAQNLPNVANKEVNKDLKPEPLPLSADLNENTANPQKNLQADQKIDIKDNELSKSDVSQLLEEKKEEVGSQSEEKKVKETNNNSKDRNRKSRVKPITKEEEQSEKKNLQKWTKLNREPIKEWSHKDIQSKSIYKRQYDSLNEHLPTTVFIDDYSKQFFYCIKKNNLPCLRGIISKLEKIGLTTQEILRFRNKLGDTPLIYSVKQGEVDIVRFLLLQGADLRVVNNNFQSPIDIAIEKKQVNIINAIAEMMPHLLEDRKIDNKESSAMYDWAVKTKEIQCDKQDD from the coding sequence ATGAAAAATATTGTATATTTCATACTATTAGCTGTTGTATTCGGATCACTGAGCCTATTTGCTGTAGAGCAATTTGAAGAAAAGAAAATCGAATCAGTTCATAAAAACGAAAATGTAGGTGTAAGGAAGCAAGATAGCACAAATCAAAAAGATGAGTTAAAAAGCAACGTCGATGCTAAACAAACACAAGAGGCTGAGAGCAAAAGATTAGACGGCACTACCGATAAAGAGAAACTGCAACACAACGAGGACAAAGCTTCCGTGGTTGAAAAAACTATAAGTAAAGGTGAAAGGATTGATAAAGATTTGCCAAATGACCAGCTAGAAGGAAGCACAGACAAATTTGCTCAAAATTTACCAAATGTGGCCAATAAAGAAGTGAATAAAGATTTGAAACCAGAGCCTTTGCCTTTAAGTGCTGATTTAAATGAGAATACAGCTAACCCGCAAAAAAATCTACAAGCTGATCAGAAGATTGATATAAAAGATAATGAACTTTCAAAAAGTGATGTGAGTCAATTATTAGAAGAAAAAAAAGAAGAAGTAGGAAGTCAGTCTGAAGAAAAAAAAGTGAAAGAAACAAACAATAATTCCAAGGACCGCAATAGGAAGAGTCGAGTAAAACCTATAACTAAAGAAGAAGAGCAAAGTGAAAAGAAAAATTTACAAAAATGGACAAAGCTAAACAGAGAACCAATAAAAGAATGGAGTCATAAAGATATACAAAGCAAGTCAATATATAAACGACAATATGATAGCCTTAATGAGCATCTTCCTACAACTGTATTTATTGATGATTACAGTAAGCAATTTTTTTACTGTATTAAGAAAAATAACTTACCTTGCTTAAGAGGAATAATAAGTAAGCTAGAAAAAATTGGATTAACAACTCAAGAGATACTAAGGTTTAGAAATAAATTGGGTGATACTCCTCTCATTTATTCAGTTAAACAAGGTGAGGTAGACATAGTGCGCTTTCTCTTATTACAAGGTGCTGATCTTAGAGTAGTTAATAATAATTTTCAATCCCCAATTGATATAGCAATCGAAAAAAAGCAGGTCAATATAATAAATGCGATTGCCGAAATGATGCCACATCTTTTGGAGGATAGAAAAATAGACAATAAAGAAAGCTCAGCAATGTACGATTGGGCTGTGAAAACGAAAGAAATACAGTGCGATAAGCAAGATGATTAG